Proteins encoded within one genomic window of Pithys albifrons albifrons isolate INPA30051 chromosome 9, PitAlb_v1, whole genome shotgun sequence:
- the REC8 gene encoding meiotic recombination protein REC8 homolog, translating into MFYYPEVLRRHTGCFGTICSRLLRRECLRVDVPRTCAAVMSFVVGRSGWEAPPPPAGAPPPRCSLYLAALLQLGLGSGRGSGAGRAGDSLGGGLRGSGDVWVVPGGFVLYLAALLQLGLARVYGRQCGSLLEEASQILERLHRARRPLEIDLSPPRRTHLLPDSQALMMQLELAPDPFFGVMGVELLQVEELLPPPMEVEVPPGPPLTVSPESITLRELEVPSLPPPLEEELPEVTPRELQLLLEAEELLPPVEELEELPAPPALPALRPLEEPVLPPPTPEVPVARRLPRRRPPPHIDFLPSIAPELFRAQLLQPQVHCEPLLLLEPPHRFRRPASELLNAPTHEWLPPELWELWGRCAQRPALPVALPPELPSEVEVLREALEPSLPPLLSSELSLEPLEEEPLERRPLPAPAPPIVPELPEPTGAAPDLRRLILDHAQRPEGTELAAMLPPGSLRPLVAQIFALCLGECRTTPIPQAMPLSPSGSCKPCPFRKSAAS; encoded by the exons ATGTTCTACTACCCCGAGGTGCTGCGGCGACACACGGGCTGTTTCGGCACCATCTG CTCGCGGCTGCTGCGCCGGGAGTGCCTGCGCGTGGACGTGCCGCGCACCTG TGCTGCCGTGATGTCCTTCGTGGTTGGTCGCAGCGGGTGggaggccccgcccccgccggcCGGGGCGCCGCCCCCCCGGTGCTCGCTGTACCTGGCGGCGCTGCTGCAGCTCGGGCTG GGCAGCGGGCGCGGCTCGGGGGCTGGACGGGCCGGGGACAGCCTGGGGGGGGGCTTACGGGGGTCTGGGGATGTttgggtggtccctgggggattCGTGCTGTACCTGGCGGCGCTGCTGCAGCTCGGGCTGGCCCGCGTGTACGGGCGGCAGTGCGGGAGCCTGCTCG AGGAGGCGTCGCAGATCCTGGAGCGCCTGCACCGCGCGCGGCGGCCCCTGGAGATCGACCTGAGCCCCCCTCGCCG gaCCCACTTGCTCCCTGATTCCCAGGCTCTAATGATGCAGCTGGAATTGGCCCCTGACCCCTTTTTTGGGGTGATGGGGGTGGAGCTTCTGCAG GTAGAGGAGCTCCTGCCCCCACCCATGGAGGTCGAGGTCCCCCCAG GGCCACCCCTGACGGTGTCCCCTGAGTCCATCACCCTGCGGGAACTTGAAGTTCCGTCACTGCCGCCGCCCCTGGAG gaggagctgcctgaAGTGACCCCccgggagctgcagctgctgctcgaggctgaggagctgctgcccccag TGGAAGAActagaggagctgccagcaccGCCTGCCCTCCCCG CTCTTCGACCCCTGGAGGAGCCCGTCCtgcccccccccaccccagagGTCCCCGTGGCTCGGCGCCTGCCCCGTCGTCGCCCCCCACCCCACATAGACTTCCTGCCCAGCATCGCCCCAGAGCTGTTCcgggcacagctgctccagcctcaaGTCCACTGTGAGCCCCTG ctgctgctggagccaccCCACAGGTTCCGCCGCCCTGCAAGTGAGCTACTGAATGCCCCAACCCACG AGTGGCTGCCCCcggagctgtgggagctgtggggccGCTGTGCCCagcgccctgccctgcctgtggccctgcctccagagctgcccagcgAGGTGGAG GTGCTTCGGGAGGCCCTGGAGCCGAGTCTGCCCCCCCTGCTCTCCTCAG AACTGTCCCTGGAACCCCTTGAGGAGGAGCCGTTGGAGAGACG ccccctgcccgccccggccccaCCCATTGTCCCAGAGCTTCCAGAGCCaactggagctgctcctgacCTTCGGAG GCTGATTCTGGACCATGCCCAGCGCccagaggggacagagctggcgGCCATGTTGCCCCCGGGGTCACTCCGCCCACTCGTGGCACAGATCTTTGCCCTCTGCCTAGGTGAGTGCCGAACCACGCCCATTCCCCAGGCCATGCCCCTTTCCCCTTCAGGGTCCTGCAAGCCATGCCCTTTCCGCAAAAGCGCTGCCTCTTAA